Proteins co-encoded in one Malus sylvestris chromosome 7, drMalSylv7.2, whole genome shotgun sequence genomic window:
- the LOC126630122 gene encoding uncharacterized protein LOC126630122, which produces MGVEAMVPPMVAVVVVVVVLVVVLVVRMATMMVVTIVVMVIVVAVVMVVVVVVVVALVVGMATMMVVTMVVMKIVVAVMVVVTEVAAFAVMVMMMVTMVVEGGCCCGHNSGGSGYGGDCGNNGSRRW; this is translated from the coding sequence ATGGGAGTAGAGGCGATGGTACCGCCAATGGTGGCAgttgtggttgtggtggtggtatTAGTGGTGGTATTGGTGGTGAGGATGGCGACAATGATGGTGGTGACAATTGTGGTAATGGTAATTGTGGTTGCGGTGGTAATGGTGGTTgttgtggttgtggtggtggcaTTGGTGGTGGGGATGGCGACAATGATGGTGGTGACAATGGTGGTAATGAAAATTGTGGTTGCGGTTATGGTTGTGGTGACAGAGGTGGCGGCGTTTGCAgtaatggtgatgatgatggtgaCAATGGTGGTAGAAGGCGGTTGTTGTTGTGGTCACAATAGTGGAGGTAGTGGTTATGGTGGTGACTGTGGCAACAATGGTAGTCGGAGGTGGTAA
- the LOC126629970 gene encoding 40S ribosomal protein S13, whose amino-acid sequence MGRMHSRGKGISASALPYKRTPPSWLKISTQDVEENICKFAKKGLTPSQIGVILRDSHGIAQVKSVTGSKILRILKAHGLAPEIPEDLYHLIKKAVSIRKHLERNRKDKDSKFRLILVESRIHRLARYYKKTKKLPPVWKYESTTASTLVA is encoded by the exons ATGGGGCGTATGCACAGCAGAGG AAAGGGTATTTCAGCTTCAGCTTTGCCGTACAAGAGGACCCCACCTAGCTGGTTGAAGATCTCAACCCAGGAT GTTGAGGAGAACATCTGCAAGTTTGCGAAAAAGGGTCTGACACCCTCTCAAATTGGTGTTATTCTTCGTGATTCTCACGGTATTGCTCAGGTGAAGAGTGTCACTGGAAGCAAGATCTTGCGTATTCTGAAGGCTCATG GTCTTGCTCCTGAAATTCCTGAGGATCTTTACCATCTGATCAAGAAGGCTGTTTCAATCAGGAAGCATTTGGAGAGGAATAGGAAGGACAAGGATTCTAAATTTAGACTGATTCTGGTTGAGAGCAGAATCCATCGCCTTGCTCGTTACtacaagaagacaaagaagctTCCACCAGTCTGGAAGTA CGAATCTACCACCGCCAGCACTCTCGTGGCTTAG
- the LOC126630532 gene encoding probable leucine-rich repeat receptor-like protein kinase At5g63930 — protein sequence MHYFLLSLLLPLLLLLPLSISSLTELPALIAMKASLDPQNQFLTSWTPHADPCGGAFEGVACNEQGRVTNISLQGKGLWGQIPPAVGGLKNLTGLYLHFNALTGKIPKQIAALNQLADLYLNVNNLSGEIPREIGKMPNLQVLQLCYNKLTGGIPTELGQLKRLSVLAVQSNELTGAIPASLGELGTLTRLDLSFNSFFGPIPAKLADASMLEVLDVRSNTLSGNIPPALKRLNEGFQYENNPNLCGVGFSGLEPCTATTRNPNMPQPFEPSNFSGKGLPDSSTAKEIPETANIHSNCSQTQCSEASNSPEIGFVFGVIGAVVALAVSGLFLFSWCRRQKQKIGSTFDSSDSRLSTGQAKAVYKKSVSPLINLEYSNGWDPLAKGSSGYSQEVLESFMINLEEVERATQSFLEVNLLRKGKFSAIYKGILRDGSVVTINCISKTSCKPDEAEFLKGLKILTSLKHENLVRLRGFCCSKGRGEWFLIYDFIPNESLLQYLDIKDGSAEALEWSTRVSIINGIAKGIGYLHGNADNKPAIVHQTISAEKVLIDSHYNPLLSDSGLHKLLADDIVFSMLKASAAMGYLAPEYTTIGRFTSKSDIYAFGMIVFQLLCGKRKITQVTRQGAEAGRFEDFIDANLEGKFSESEASKLGKLALLCTHESPIYRPPIENVVKELSEFNCT from the exons ATGCATTATTTccttctctcccttctcctccccctcctcctcctcctccccctcTCTATCTCCTCGCTCACCGAGCTCCCTGCTCTCATTGCAATGAAGGCCTCTCTGGACCCACAAAACCAGTTCTTGACGTCATGGACGCCGCACGCGGACCCCTGCGGCGGCGCTTTTGAAGGCGTGGCTTGCAACGAGCAGGGCCGTGTGACTAATATCTCTCTGCAAGGGAAGGGTCTTTGGGGCCAGATTCCCCCAGCTGTTGGCGGCCTGAAGAACCTCACTGGGCTGTACCTTCACTTCAATGCTTTGACTGGGAAGATCCCAAAGCAGATTGCTGCTTTGAACCAGCTCGCCGATTTGTACCTCAATGTGAACAATCTGTCTGGTGAAATTCCTCGTGAGATTGGTAAAATGCCCAATTTGCAag TTTTGCAGTTGTGTTACAACAAGTTGACTGGGGGAATACCTACAGAATTAGGGCAGCTTAAAAGACTTAGTGTTCTTGCAGTGCAATCCAATGAGTTAACGGGGGCAATTCCTGCAAGTTTGGGTGAGTTGGGGACGCTAACAAGGTTGGATTTGAGCTTTAATAGCTTTTTTGGTCCTATTCCAGCAAAATTAGCTGATGCTTCTATGCTAGAAGTCCTTGACGTTCGAAGCAACACTCTCTCAGGAAATATACCTCCAG CTCTAAAGAGACTTAATGAAGGATTCCAATACGAAAACAACCCGAACTTATGTGGGGTTGGGTTTTCTGGTTTAGAACCGTGCACAGCTACTACTCGGAACCCAAACATGCCACAACCATTTGAACCTAGTAACTTTTCTGGAAAAGGTCTTCCAGACTCATCTACTGCAAAAGAAATCCCCGAGACAGCAAATATTCATTCCAATTGTAGCCAAACCCAGTGTTCAGAAGCATCAAACTCCCCAGAAATTGGTTTTGTCTTTGGGGTGATCGGAGCTGTTGTTGCTTTAGCTGTATCTGGGCTCTTCTTGTTCTCCTGGTGTCGTCGACAAAAGCAGAAGATTGGGAGCACTTTTGACTCTTCTGATAGCAGGCTTAGTACTGGCCAAGCAAAGGCAGTTTACAAGAAGAGTGTGTCTCCTCTCATCAATCTGGAGTATTCTAACGGGTGGGATCCATTGGCTAAAGGCAGCAGTGGGTACTCTCAAGAAGTTCTTGAGAGTTTTATGATAAATTTAGAAGAAGTGGAGCGTGCAACTCAAAGCTTTTTGGAAGTCAATCTGTTGCGCAAGGGTAAATTTTCTGCCATCTATAAGGGGATCCTAAGAGACGGATCAGTTGTTACTATAAACTGCATTAGCAAGACAAGCTGTAAGCCCGACGAAGCTGAATTTTTGAAGGGGTTGAAGATATTGACATCATTAAAACATGAGAATCTTGTTAGGTTGAGAGGCTTTTGCTGCTCAAAAGGCAGGGGAGAGTGGTTTCTTATCTATGATTTTATCCCGAATGAAAGTCTGTTACAGTATCTCGACATTAAGGATGGCAGTGCTGAGGCTCTTGAATGGTCAACCAGAGTATCTATAATCAATGGGATCGCTAAAG GTATTGGATATTTGCATGGAAATGCAGACAATAAACCTGCTATAGTTCATCAGACCATATCAGCTGAGAAGGTGCTTATTGACTCCCACTATAACCCCTTACTATCGGATTCAGGTTTGCACAAACTCCTAGCAGATGATATTGTCTTCTCCATGCTCAAAGCCAGTGCTGCCATGGGGTACCTGGCTCCCGAGTACACCACCATTGGTCGTTTCACTTCAAAGAGTGACATTTATGCATTTGGTATGATTGTGTTTCAACTCCTTTGTGGAAAACGTAAAATCACCCAGGTGACTCGCCAAGGTGCTGAGGCCGGCAGATTTGAAGATTTTATTGATGCAAACCTGGAGGGAAAGTTTTCGGAATCAGAGGCAAGTAAACTTGGAAAACTTGCTCTTCTTTGCACGCACGAGTCTCCCATTTACAGGCCACCAATAGAAAATGTGGTCAAAGAGCTAAGCGAGTTCAATTGCACTTAG